CCGCTGGTGCAGCTCCATGCGCTCGGCGATCGCTTGCGAGCCGGCTTCTCGCTTCTCCCGAATGGCGCCGAGCAGCTCTCCGAGCGACATCTCCTTGGGTCCCGCATCCTTCTTCTGCACCGGCCCCACGAGCTCGTCCAGGTCAAGCTTGAAATCGTAAATGTTGAAGCGGGTCTGGCTGAAACCCGCGCGCTTCTTGTCGCGCTCGTAGATCGAGCCGTCGAACAGCTTCAGCCCGAAGGTGTTGCTGGACTCGTCGGTCGTGATCAGCGCGACCTTTCCGAGAATGACGGAATCCTTCAATTTGTCGCGCTTATCGACGATGAGAATTCCCTGCGCGGTGTTTCCCGGAGGGATCACTTCTTCGACGTAGATGAGGATATGGGGAAAGTCGTCGTTGAAGACTTTTTCCTTGAGGGCGGTTCCCACCCGGCTCTTGGCGATATTATAGAGTTCCTTCTTGAGGGCGGCGTTTGCGGTCGGGCGTGCCAGCGTGGTGAGCAGCAGGGTGATAACGGCGATGAGCAGCCCGAGCCAGGCCACCGGCCAGAAGATCTGTGCCGGGCTTACGCCCGAGGCCTTAAGGGCGAGGATCTCATGGTCGGCCGCCAGCCGGCCGAGCCCGACCAGGACCGACAGCAGAAAGGCCATGGGCACCGTGAGCTCGAGGAATGTGGGAAAGATATAGGCGAAGAGCGTGCCGATCTGCGTGAGCGAAACGCCGCGGTTCACGACCAGCTCGATGAGCTTCAAAACTCTGGCGACCAGCAGGATCGACGTGAATGCCAGCAGGCCGAAAAGGAAAACTGGCAGGATCTCGGAGATCAGATAACGCGCGAGCGTAGTCCTTTTCACGACTCCCCATGGTATCGGTTGTCCCGGCTTTTGTAAATTCAATCCGGCGAAATCGGAGAGGAGCGCCAGCGTGACGGTCGGGCGGGAAACTCTGATCTCGGGGGTGAACCCCGTTATGGAAAAGCTCAGGGCGGCGCCGGGGGATATCGTGGAGATCATCGTCGGCGAGGGTGTACGCCGGCCGGCATTGCGCGCGATCGTGGCACAAGCGCGAGATTCCGGGGTGACCGTGAGGACCCTGCCGCAGGGCGCGCTCGACGGCTTGGCCGGCGGACGGAGCCACCAAGGGGTGTTGGCCCGGGTGGCTGCTTATGTTTACGCGGAATTTCCAGAGCTTATCCGGGAGCTCGCGGCTTCCACCGGCCGGTGTTGGGTGCTGGTCCTCGACGGAATCACGGACCCACGGAATTTCGGCGCCCTCCTGCGCACCGCTGAGGCCGTGGGCATCCGGGACGTCGTGATCCCCAGGGACCGCTCGGTCGGGGTAACACCCGCCGTTGTGAAGGCGTCGGCAGGCGCGGTCAGCTACCTCAGGATCTGCCGGGTCACGAACCTGCGCCGTGCCCTGGCCGAATTGAAGGAGGCGGGTTTGTGGATCGTGGGGCTCGACCCGGCTGCTCCAGACAGCGCCTACGGGCGGAGTTACCCGGAAAGGCTCGGGATCGTGCTTGGGAGCGAGGGCAAAGGCATCAGGCCGCTCGTCAGCCGGGAATGCGATTTTCGGGTTTCGCTCCCTATGCGAGGCAAACTGCAGTCGCTCAACGTCAGCGTCGCGGGCGGGGTCTTTCTGTACGAGCTGCTGCGCCAGGCGGAGGTTGACAAGGCCGGGGGTACGGGATAATAGGTGCTTCGGTGGGAGAGGTGGAGCACGGTTTGACGAGGCTCGCCTGTTGACATAACCGTTCCGAGGTGCTTTAAATAATCGTTTACTACAGGGGAGTGTCCCCCTGCCGTCTTTTGCCGTGTAGGCATAGGATTCACTAAAAACTTACGAGCTGTTGATCAAATCTTAAGGTCATTCCCATCACGACCCCGGGGGTGGACGAACGAGTCTCTTTTCGTCGGGCGGCTGGGTCCTTGGCAGGTTGGGCTGGCGTAGCTCAACGGCAGAGCAGCTGATTTGTAATCAGCAGGTTGTAGGTTCAAGTCCTATCGCCAGCTCCAAGCGAGACCCGCGGTCGGGGATCAAGAGGCAAGGCGGCCGGGTATCCGTGAAGGGGTCGTAAACAGGGCAAGGGAGAGGTTCCCGAGTGGCCAAAGGGAGCAGACTGTAAATCTGCCGGCTATGCCTTCGAAGGTTCGAATCCTTCCCTCTCCACCATTTGCGGGAATAGCTCAGTTGGTAGAGCGCGAGCCTTCCAAGCTCGGGGTCGCGGGTTCGAGTCCCGTTTCCCGCTCCAAACGTGTTTGGACGATGGCGGGCAGCGAACGGTTGGCGGCCGCCGGCGGCCGGGGCCGGCTATCCGCTGCAAGCCATCGGGACTGTGCCCAGGTAGCTCAGTCGGTAGAGCACGTCCTTGGTAAGGACGAGGTCGGCGGTTCAATCCCGCTCCTGGGCTTTGCGTAATCGACATTTTGCGACGAATCCGGGCGCCGGAAGCCGAAGCACGGGCTGTCGAACAAATTAGGAGGAAGCGACGATGAGCAAGCAGAAATTTGAGCGCAAGAAGCCGCACCTGAACATCGGCACGATCGGTCACGTCGACCACGGCAAGACCACTTTGACGGCGGCCATCACCAAGGTGCTGGAGAAGCAGGGCAAGGCCAAGTTCCTGCCGTACGACCAGATCGACAAGGCGCCCGAAGA
This sequence is a window from Candidatus Zixiibacteriota bacterium. Protein-coding genes within it:
- the lptF gene encoding LPS export ABC transporter permease LptF, whose product is MKRTTLARYLISEILPVFLFGLLAFTSILLVARVLKLIELVVNRGVSLTQIGTLFAYIFPTFLELTVPMAFLLSVLVGLGRLAADHEILALKASGVSPAQIFWPVAWLGLLIAVITLLLTTLARPTANAALKKELYNIAKSRVGTALKEKVFNDDFPHILIYVEEVIPPGNTAQGILIVDKRDKLKDSVILGKVALITTDESSNTFGLKLFDGSIYERDKKRAGFSQTRFNIYDFKLDLDELVGPVQKKDAGPKEMSLGELLGAIREKREAGSQAIAERMELHQRFSFAFVPLIFALLGVSLTLLPRSWRTSRSWGFTLSLFWLLLYYGLLSLGKAFGEKGLVHPAVSLWFPNFVVSLIALHLFYKALRESPLFLPARVEDGWSAVVYRLARMAGRS
- the rlmB gene encoding 23S rRNA (guanosine(2251)-2'-O)-methyltransferase RlmB — translated: MTVGRETLISGVNPVMEKLRAAPGDIVEIIVGEGVRRPALRAIVAQARDSGVTVRTLPQGALDGLAGGRSHQGVLARVAAYVYAEFPELIRELAASTGRCWVLVLDGITDPRNFGALLRTAEAVGIRDVVIPRDRSVGVTPAVVKASAGAVSYLRICRVTNLRRALAELKEAGLWIVGLDPAAPDSAYGRSYPERLGIVLGSEGKGIRPLVSRECDFRVSLPMRGKLQSLNVSVAGGVFLYELLRQAEVDKAGGTG